One region of Carya illinoinensis cultivar Pawnee chromosome 8, C.illinoinensisPawnee_v1, whole genome shotgun sequence genomic DNA includes:
- the LOC122318465 gene encoding uncharacterized protein LOC122318465 isoform X1, translated as MELVISIVAKIAEYTVAPVGQWLCYSCHYNSNMENLRNQKKNLRDFKKRVLHSIDAASRKGEEIEDDVKTWLTKVDGILHQLATKILGGGEAEAGTRSSNAACLNLKHRHQLSREAKKIVENIAELLKNGNFSKVGFCPAAQEMVNPINRDYMSLDSRISIMERIMEALGDANINRIGVWGSAGVGKSTLMKEIFQKAKEESLFHEVALANVTDTLDVIRIQGEIAEMLDLELDPDKIVTVRAGRLRARLEKDNEKKILVILDDVWKQLDLEEIGITPSERCKVLLTSRDRQVLADEMRTEENSFKLDIVGEQEAWKLFEKMAGDSIKDDHDLQNQAIKVAKACEGLPIALVTVSRALKNKNLSTWKDVLVQLTRPTPKHDTKIWSRVYSCIELSYIHLDGREVKSLFLLCARQGYYVSYRDLLRYGFGLRLFYGIDTLEEARNRLETLVNNLRDSCLLLQSPHSSKEFYMHDVVRRVATIIASNDHNMFVMRGDGGQKAWPDVDALKICEALSIYGGDHIHKYPNKIECPNLRYFHVQCKNRYLATPSSTSFQGMDKLEDIFFQGMDKLEVLSLTNIQLSSLLSLRNLQTLCLDECKLEDIHGIGELKNLVILSLARSDISNLPTEIGLLTRLRLLDLSSCYKLKVIPPNVLSSLVNLEELYMRKITVQWEVEGPSNEGKNASLAELKKLSHLITLEIDIPDANNLPKDLFTEKLKRYKICIGGTWHLFFKEELAFSRMLKLKLNMSFQLDFGIKMLLKRTEYLHLDESNITKSVLYQLDREDFQQLKHLCIENNGNIKHIPELRTSAFKNLKVLKVENCETLRFIFSSSIARGLSLLEELNITRCNNMGAIFVKEEEDEIEDQGDMMLFGRLQTLVLKDLPKLVGFLSTRETNSEGNLHDFQLPLLHHQGKLPLIYFKNLKVLKVENCQKLRFVSSSSIARGLSLLKKLKIKRCNNMGAIVVTEEKDGIEDGDVILFHQLQTLVLEDLPELVSFLSTKSSFMTDCGQIIAEGNHNLHMPLLPHQVSFPSLQTLHMEGLPKIKHVWNYGQEPKTVFTGLEQLQVVEIMDCGVEEIVAVERGGGEAVAIRILVFPQVITLNLINLKRLKWFYKGVHVTKWPMLKWMKIEGCEKVEIFASGVVSFEKTVQVQRQSEMSIKQPLFSVDELSFPSLETLGIANMDSLEIIFGKLEGQNGKEPQVLISPGSRTEESGAITNFAPTVVFPSLQTLHMEDLPKIKHVWSEYSKTVFNFQNLQKIQAVRCESLKSLFPISVVSCLEQLKILEISNCGVEEIVAVEGGGGEAVAIRTLVFPQVTKLKFRNLKRLKWFYKGVHVSKWPMLKEMEIGICEKVKIFASGFVSFQETVKDQRQSEMSNIKQPIFSVDELSFPSLKKLYIRNMDKLEIVWQDQVAATSIPNIQELEIDFCHKLLHVFQSNLHATTTTLMQSLTSLRISRCSSLESIFGNMEGQNGKESQVLKAPSSGTEDGIAGHIEFPILTQLSLFELPKLKWIFEGVHTNLESWPSLKRLCLWECSEQVNKMMWASKFASSSSSQENQLPTCIQQPMFVVEEGTFPNLEDLSLKFLGRTIRPSRFLDFPNLSFLLTRLPNLLKLNVYDSVWEEIFPYELIDREIRLRRLTLCRLCMLTHLWKEDSTQPCQLFHNLEYLHVLRCGKLKNIVPSSVSLRNLTRLEISHCHGLINLLTSSTAKTLVQLKRMTVIDCKRITEIVAMEDIGEANVAITFNKLTYLKLDGLPNFTHFCSGPYSFGFPSLKEVIVRCCPEMKIFCHGVLSTPELKGVSDADYSWNSKQNLHLEDDLNTTTRCLWESNQYDTQCLFRERLRIRKEMKIILNMHAAAGLM; from the exons atggagTTAGTTATTTCAATTGTAGCGAAAATAGCAGAGTACACGGTTGCACCTGTTGGACAGTGGCTATGCTATTCATGCCACTACAATAGCAACATGGAGAATTTGAGGAATCAGAAAAAGAATTTGCGGGATTTTAAGAAAAGGGTGCTACACTCGATTGATGCTGCTTCAAGAAAAGGCGAGGAAATTGAAGATGATGTTAAAACGTGGTTGACAAAGGTGGATGGTATTTTACATCAATTGGCCACCAAAATACTTGGTGGAGGTGAAGCAGAAGCAGGTACGAGGAGCTCTAATGCGGCATGCCTAAACTTGAAACATCGACATCAATTAAGTCGGGAAGCAAAGAAGATCGTGGAAAATATTGCCGAACTTCTTAAAAATGGAAACTTCAGCAAAGTCGGTTTTTGTCCCGCTGCGCAAGAAATGGTGAATCCAATAAACAGGGATTACATGAGCTTGGATTCGAGGATATCAATTATGGAGAGAATTATGGAGGCATTGGGAGATGCTAATATCAACAGGATCGGCGTGTGGGGGTCGGCTGGAGTTGGAAAGAGTACACTTATGAAAGAAATTTTCCAGAAAGCCAAGGAGGAAAGTTTATTCCATGAGGTGGCTCTAGCAAATGTGACGGACACCCTAGACGTAATTCGAATACAAGGAGAAATTGCAGAGATGCTAGATCTAGAGCTTGATCCTGATAAAATTGTAACAGTAAGAGCAGGCCGTCTACGGGCGAGGTTAGAAAAAGACAATGAGAAGAAGATACTTGTTATCTTGGATGATGTATGGAAACAACTTGATTTGGAGGAAATAGGAATTACTCCTTCCGAAAGATGCAAAGTACTACTCACATCCAGAGATCGGCAGGTACTAGCAGATGAGATGCGCACCGAAGAGAACAGCTTTAAACTCGACATTGTAGGAGAACAAGAAGCATGGAAATTATTTGAAAAGATGGCGGGTGATTCTATCAAAGATGATCATGATTTGCAAAATCAAGCAATTAAGGTAGCTAAAGCGTGTGAAGGTCTTCCTATTGCACTTGTAACAGTTTCTAGGGCATTAAAGAATAAGAATTTGAGTACCTGGAAGGATGTCCTGGTGCAACTAACAAGACCCACTCCAAAACATGACACAAAAATATGGTCACGCGTATATTCTTGTATAGAGCTAAGCTATATACATCTTGATGGTAGAGAGGTCAAATCCCTCTTTTTGCTTTGTGCTCGACAAGGTTACTACGTTTCCTATCGGGATTTGTTGAGATATGGTTTCGGTCTGCGTTTATTCTATGGCATCGATACATTGGAAGAAGCAAGAAACAGGCTAGAGACTTTAGTTAATAATCTCCGAGATTCTTGTTTGCTACTACAAAGTCCACATAGCTCCAAGGAATTTTACATGCATGATGTTGTTCGTCGTGTCGCTACAATAATTGCATCAAATGATCATAATATGTTTGTCATGAGAGGCGATGGTGGGCAAAAAGCATGGCCAGATGTGGATGCACTAAAAATATGCGAGGCGCTCTCTATCTATGGTGGAGATCATATCCATAAATATCCCAATAAAATAGAATGTCCTAATTTAAGATACTTTCATGTCCAGTGTAAAAATCGATATTTGGCAACCCCAAGCAGTACTTCCTTCCAAGGGATGGACAAGCTCGAAGACATTTTCTTCCAGGGGATGGACAAGCTCGAAGTTCTAAGTTTGACAAATATACAACTTTCATCACTTTTGTCACTTAGAAACCTACAAACATTGTGTCTAGATGAATGTAAGTTGGAAGATATTCATGGGATTGGAGAACTCAAGAATTTAGTAATTCTTAGTCTTGCTCGTTCTGACATTTCAAATCTGCCAACAGAAATAGGGTTGTTGACTCGTTTGCGGTTATTGGATTTGAGCAGTTGTTACAAACTTaaagtgattcctcctaatgtCTTGTCAAGCTTGGTCAACTTAGAAGAGTTGTATATGCGTAAAATCACTGTCCAATGGGAGGTTGAAGGACccagcaatgaaggaaaaaaTGCTAGCCTTGCAGAGCTGAAGAAATTGTCACACTTGATCACCTTAGAGATTGATATTCCGGATGCCAACAATCTACCGAAAGATTTGTTTACTGAAAAGCTTAAGAGATACAAGATATGCATTGGAGGTACCTGGCATCTCTTTTTTAAGGAGGAGTTGGCCTTCTCAAGAATGTTAAAACTCAAACTGAATATGAGCTTCCAATTAGACTTTGGGATCAAAATGCTACTGAAGAGGACAGAATATCTTCATTTAGACGAGTCGAACATTACGAAGAGTGTCTTATATCAATTAGATAGAGAAGATTTTCAACAACTGAAACATCTCTGTATCGAAAATAATGGTAATATTAAGCATATCCCTGAGTTGAGGACATCGGCCTTCAAAAACTTGAAAGTTTTAAAGGTGGAAAACTGTGAGACATTAAGATTTATCTTCTCATCATCTATAGCTAGAGGCCTTTCACTACTTGAAGAATTGAACATAACAAGATGCAACAACATGGGTGCAATATtcgtgaaagaagaagaagacgaaataGAAGATCAGGGAGATATGATGTTGTTCGGTCGACTTCAAACCTTAGTGCTAAAGGATCTTCCAAAGCTCGTGGGCTTCCTAAGCACAAGAGAAACCAATTCAGAGGGCAACCTGCATGATTTTCAGTTGCCGCTTCTACATCATCAG GGCAAACTTCCATTGATATACTTCAAAAACTTGAAGGTTTTAAAGGTGGAGAACTGTCAGAAATTAAGATTTGTCTCCTCATCATCCATAGCCAGAGGCCTTTCACtacttaaaaaattgaaaataaaaagatgcaACAACATGGGTGCAATAGTTGTGACAGAAGAAAAAGACGGAATAGAAGATGGAGATGTAATATTGTTCCATCAACTGCAAACCTTGGTGCTAGAGGACCTTCCAGAACTCGTGAGCTTCTTAAGCACAAAAAGTTCATTCATGACTGATTGTGGGCAGATCATTGCAGAGGGCAACCACAATCTTCACATGCCACTTCTACCTCATCAG GTTTCATTTCCTAGCTTGCAAACACTGCATATGGAAGGTCTACCCAAAATAAAGCACGTATGGAACTATGGTCAAGAACCCAAAACAGTTTTCACAGGTCTCGAGCAATTGCAAGTAGTTGAGATTATGGATTGTGGGGTGGAGGAAATTGTTGCAGTtgaaagaggaggaggagaagcagTAGCAATTAGGATTTTGGTGTTCCCTCAAGTAATTACtttgaatcttataaatttAAAGAGACTCAAGTGGTTTTACAAAGGAGTACATGTTACAAAATGGCCGATGCTGAAATGGATGAAAATTGAAGGATGCGAGAAAGTTGAGATTTTTGCTTCAGGAGTTGTGAGTTTTGAAAAAACAGTTCAAGTTCAGAGGCAGTCTGAGATGTCTATTAAACAACCCCTATTCTCGGTGGATGag CTCTCATTCCCCAGCTTGGAGACACTGGGCATTGCGAACATGGATTcgttagaaattatatttggaaaGCTGGAGGGGCAAAATGGTAAAGAGCCACAAGTTTTAATATCCCCAGGGTCAAGGACAGAAGAAAGTGGAGCAATCACAAATTTTGCACCAACA GTTGTCTTTCCTAGCTTGCAAACACTGCATATGGAGGATCTACCTAAGATAAAGCATGTATGGAGTGAATATTCCAAAACAGTcttcaattttcaaaatctgCAAAAAATACAAGCTGTGAGATGCGAGAGTCTGAAAAGTTTATTTCCAATCTCGGTTGTTAGCTGTCTCGAGCAATTGAAAATACTTGAGATTAGCAATTGTGGGGTGGAGGAAATTGTTGCAgttgaaggaggaggaggagaagcagTAGCAATTAGGACTTTGGTGTTCCCTCAAGtaactaagttgaagtttagaaATTTAAAGAGACTCAAGTGGTTTTACAAAGGAGTGCATGTTTCAAAATGGCCGATGCTGAAAGAGATGGAAATTGGAATATGCGAGAAAGTAAAGATATTTGCTTCAGGATTTGTGAGCTTTCAAGAAACAGTTAAAGATCAGAGGCAGTCTGAGATGTCCAATATTAAACAACCCATTTTCTCGGTGGATGag ctCTCGTTTCCGAGCTTGAAGAAGTTGTACATTCGGAACATGGATAAGTTGGAAATTGTATGGCAGGATCAAGTCGCTGCGACTTCTATTCCCAATATTCAAGAATTGGAAATTGATTTTTGTCACAAGTTGTTGCACGTCTTTCAATCTAATTTGCatgcaacaacaacaacattgATGCAAAGTCTGACTAGTCTACGCATAAGCCGGTGCAGTTCATTAGAAAGTATATTTGGAAATATGGAGGGGCAAAATGGTAAAGAATCACAAGTTTTAAAGGCTCCAAGTTCAGGTACAGAAGACGGAATAGCCGGACATATTGAGTTCCCCATACTAACTCAATTGTCACTATTTGAATTGCCAAAACTCAAGTGGATTTTTGAAGGAGTGCATACTAATTTGGAATCATGGCCTTCATTGAAAAGATTATGCCTCTGGGAATGTAGTGAACAAGTGAACAAAATGATGTGGGCTTCAAAATTTGCAAGCAGCAGTAGCAGTCAAGAGAACCAACTCCCGACTTGCATTCAACAACCCATGTTCGTCGTTGAGGAG GGTACGTTCCCCAACTTGGAGGATTTGTCATTGAAGTTCCTTGGAAGAACCATACGTCCTAGCAGATTTTTAGATTTTCCTAATCTATCTTTTCTTCTAACAAGACTGCCAAATCTGTTGAAACTTAACGTATATGATAGTGTCTGGGAGGAAATATTCCCTTATGAACTTATTGATCGAGAAATACGATTAAGACGACTAACGCTCTGTCGTCTATGTATGCTTACACATTTGTGGAAAGAAGACAGTACCCAGCCATGCCAACTTTTTCATAATCTGGAATACCTTCATGTGTTACGATGCGGCAAATTGAAAAACATAGTGCCATCATCTGTATCTCTTCGCAATTTGACAAGATTGGAAATATCACATTGTCACGGATTGATCAATTTATTAACATCCTCAACTGCCAAAACTCTGGTGCAACTCAAAAGAATGACTGTGATTGATTGCAAAAGGATTACAGAAATTGTAGCAATGGAGGATATTGGTGAAGCAAATGTGGCGATTACTTTCAACAAGTTAACATACTTAAAACTTGATGGCTTACCAAACTTCACGCACTTTTGCTCTGGACCTTATTCCTTTGGGTTCCCATCTTTGAAGGAAGTAATTGTGAGATGTTGTCCCGAGATGAAGATTTTCTGTCACGGGGTCTTAAGTACACCAGAGCTAAAAGGAGTATCTGATGCTGATTATAGTTGGAATTCGAAGCAAAATTTGCATTTGGAGGATGACCTTAATACCACCACACGTTGTCTTTGGGAGTCAAATCAATATGATACTCAATGCTTATTCAGAGAAAGG TTGAGAATTCGGAAGGAGATGAAGATCATCCTTAATATGCATGCAGCAGCTGGATTAATGTAG
- the LOC122318465 gene encoding disease resistance protein At4g27190-like isoform X5, producing MELVISIVAKIAEYTVAPVGQWLCYSCHYNSNMENLRNQKKNLRDFKKRVLHSIDAASRKGEEIEDDVKTWLTKVDGILHQLATKILGGGEAEAGTRSSNAACLNLKHRHQLSREAKKIVENIAELLKNGNFSKVGFCPAAQEMVNPINRDYMSLDSRISIMERIMEALGDANINRIGVWGSAGVGKSTLMKEIFQKAKEESLFHEVALANVTDTLDVIRIQGEIAEMLDLELDPDKIVTVRAGRLRARLEKDNEKKILVILDDVWKQLDLEEIGITPSERCKVLLTSRDRQVLADEMRTEENSFKLDIVGEQEAWKLFEKMAGDSIKDDHDLQNQAIKVAKACEGLPIALVTVSRALKNKNLSTWKDVLVQLTRPTPKHDTKIWSRVYSCIELSYIHLDGREVKSLFLLCARQGYYVSYRDLLRYGFGLRLFYGIDTLEEARNRLETLVNNLRDSCLLLQSPHSSKEFYMHDVVRRVATIIASNDHNMFVMRGDGGQKAWPDVDALKICEALSIYGGDHIHKYPNKIECPNLRYFHVQCKNRYLATPSSTSFQGMDKLEDIFFQGMDKLEVLSLTNIQLSSLLSLRNLQTLCLDECKLEDIHGIGELKNLVILSLARSDISNLPTEIGLLTRLRLLDLSSCYKLKVIPPNVLSSLVNLEELYMRKITVQWEVEGPSNEGKNASLAELKKLSHLITLEIDIPDANNLPKDLFTEKLKRYKICIGGTWHLFFKEELAFSRMLKLKLNMSFQLDFGIKMLLKRTEYLHLDESNITKSVLYQLDREDFQQLKHLCIENNGNIKHIPELRTSAFKNLKVLKVENCETLRFIFSSSIARGLSLLEELNITRCNNMGAIFVKEEEDEIEDQGDMMLFGRLQTLVLKDLPKLVGFLSTRETNSEGNLHDFQLPLLHHQVSFPSLQTLHMEGLPKIKHVWNYGQEPKTVFTGLEQLQVVEIMDCGVEEIVAVERGGGEAVAIRILVFPQVITLNLINLKRLKWFYKGVHVTKWPMLKWMKIEGCEKVEIFASGVVSFEKTVQVQRQSEMSIKQPLFSVDELSFPSLETLGIANMDSLEIIFGKLEGQNGKEPQVLISPGSRTEESGAITNFAPTVVFPSLQTLHMEDLPKIKHVWSEYSKTVFNFQNLQKIQAVRCESLKSLFPISVVSCLEQLKILEISNCGVEEIVAVEGGGGEAVAIRTLVFPQVTKLKFRNLKRLKWFYKGVHVSKWPMLKEMEIGICEKVKIFASGFVSFQETVKDQRQSEMSNIKQPIFSVDELSFPSLKKLYIRNMDKLEIVWQDQVAATSIPNIQELEIDFCHKLLHVFQSNLHATTTTLMQSLTSLRISRCSSLESIFGNMEGQNGKESQVLKAPSSGTEDGIAGHIEFPILTQLSLFELPKLKWIFEGVHTNLESWPSLKRLCLWECSEQVNKMMWASKFASSSSSQENQLPTCIQQPMFVVEEGTFPNLEDLSLKFLGRTIRPSRFLDFPNLSFLLTRLPNLLKLNVYDSVWEEIFPYELIDREIRLRRLTLCRLCMLTHLWKEDSTQPCQLFHNLEYLHVLRCGKLKNIVPSSVSLRNLTRLEISHCHGLINLLTSSTAKTLVQLKRMTVIDCKRITEIVAMEDIGEANVAITFNKLTYLKLDGLPNFTHFCSGPYSFGFPSLKEVIVRCCPEMKIFCHGVLSTPELKGVSDADYSWNSKQNLHLEDDLNTTTRCLWESNQYDTQCLFRERLRIRKEMKIILNMHAAAGLM from the exons atggagTTAGTTATTTCAATTGTAGCGAAAATAGCAGAGTACACGGTTGCACCTGTTGGACAGTGGCTATGCTATTCATGCCACTACAATAGCAACATGGAGAATTTGAGGAATCAGAAAAAGAATTTGCGGGATTTTAAGAAAAGGGTGCTACACTCGATTGATGCTGCTTCAAGAAAAGGCGAGGAAATTGAAGATGATGTTAAAACGTGGTTGACAAAGGTGGATGGTATTTTACATCAATTGGCCACCAAAATACTTGGTGGAGGTGAAGCAGAAGCAGGTACGAGGAGCTCTAATGCGGCATGCCTAAACTTGAAACATCGACATCAATTAAGTCGGGAAGCAAAGAAGATCGTGGAAAATATTGCCGAACTTCTTAAAAATGGAAACTTCAGCAAAGTCGGTTTTTGTCCCGCTGCGCAAGAAATGGTGAATCCAATAAACAGGGATTACATGAGCTTGGATTCGAGGATATCAATTATGGAGAGAATTATGGAGGCATTGGGAGATGCTAATATCAACAGGATCGGCGTGTGGGGGTCGGCTGGAGTTGGAAAGAGTACACTTATGAAAGAAATTTTCCAGAAAGCCAAGGAGGAAAGTTTATTCCATGAGGTGGCTCTAGCAAATGTGACGGACACCCTAGACGTAATTCGAATACAAGGAGAAATTGCAGAGATGCTAGATCTAGAGCTTGATCCTGATAAAATTGTAACAGTAAGAGCAGGCCGTCTACGGGCGAGGTTAGAAAAAGACAATGAGAAGAAGATACTTGTTATCTTGGATGATGTATGGAAACAACTTGATTTGGAGGAAATAGGAATTACTCCTTCCGAAAGATGCAAAGTACTACTCACATCCAGAGATCGGCAGGTACTAGCAGATGAGATGCGCACCGAAGAGAACAGCTTTAAACTCGACATTGTAGGAGAACAAGAAGCATGGAAATTATTTGAAAAGATGGCGGGTGATTCTATCAAAGATGATCATGATTTGCAAAATCAAGCAATTAAGGTAGCTAAAGCGTGTGAAGGTCTTCCTATTGCACTTGTAACAGTTTCTAGGGCATTAAAGAATAAGAATTTGAGTACCTGGAAGGATGTCCTGGTGCAACTAACAAGACCCACTCCAAAACATGACACAAAAATATGGTCACGCGTATATTCTTGTATAGAGCTAAGCTATATACATCTTGATGGTAGAGAGGTCAAATCCCTCTTTTTGCTTTGTGCTCGACAAGGTTACTACGTTTCCTATCGGGATTTGTTGAGATATGGTTTCGGTCTGCGTTTATTCTATGGCATCGATACATTGGAAGAAGCAAGAAACAGGCTAGAGACTTTAGTTAATAATCTCCGAGATTCTTGTTTGCTACTACAAAGTCCACATAGCTCCAAGGAATTTTACATGCATGATGTTGTTCGTCGTGTCGCTACAATAATTGCATCAAATGATCATAATATGTTTGTCATGAGAGGCGATGGTGGGCAAAAAGCATGGCCAGATGTGGATGCACTAAAAATATGCGAGGCGCTCTCTATCTATGGTGGAGATCATATCCATAAATATCCCAATAAAATAGAATGTCCTAATTTAAGATACTTTCATGTCCAGTGTAAAAATCGATATTTGGCAACCCCAAGCAGTACTTCCTTCCAAGGGATGGACAAGCTCGAAGACATTTTCTTCCAGGGGATGGACAAGCTCGAAGTTCTAAGTTTGACAAATATACAACTTTCATCACTTTTGTCACTTAGAAACCTACAAACATTGTGTCTAGATGAATGTAAGTTGGAAGATATTCATGGGATTGGAGAACTCAAGAATTTAGTAATTCTTAGTCTTGCTCGTTCTGACATTTCAAATCTGCCAACAGAAATAGGGTTGTTGACTCGTTTGCGGTTATTGGATTTGAGCAGTTGTTACAAACTTaaagtgattcctcctaatgtCTTGTCAAGCTTGGTCAACTTAGAAGAGTTGTATATGCGTAAAATCACTGTCCAATGGGAGGTTGAAGGACccagcaatgaaggaaaaaaTGCTAGCCTTGCAGAGCTGAAGAAATTGTCACACTTGATCACCTTAGAGATTGATATTCCGGATGCCAACAATCTACCGAAAGATTTGTTTACTGAAAAGCTTAAGAGATACAAGATATGCATTGGAGGTACCTGGCATCTCTTTTTTAAGGAGGAGTTGGCCTTCTCAAGAATGTTAAAACTCAAACTGAATATGAGCTTCCAATTAGACTTTGGGATCAAAATGCTACTGAAGAGGACAGAATATCTTCATTTAGACGAGTCGAACATTACGAAGAGTGTCTTATATCAATTAGATAGAGAAGATTTTCAACAACTGAAACATCTCTGTATCGAAAATAATGGTAATATTAAGCATATCCCTGAGTTGAGGACATCGGCCTTCAAAAACTTGAAAGTTTTAAAGGTGGAAAACTGTGAGACATTAAGATTTATCTTCTCATCATCTATAGCTAGAGGCCTTTCACTACTTGAAGAATTGAACATAACAAGATGCAACAACATGGGTGCAATATtcgtgaaagaagaagaagacgaaataGAAGATCAGGGAGATATGATGTTGTTCGGTCGACTTCAAACCTTAGTGCTAAAGGATCTTCCAAAGCTCGTGGGCTTCCTAAGCACAAGAGAAACCAATTCAGAGGGCAACCTGCATGATTTTCAGTTGCCGCTTCTACATCATCAG GTTTCATTTCCTAGCTTGCAAACACTGCATATGGAAGGTCTACCCAAAATAAAGCACGTATGGAACTATGGTCAAGAACCCAAAACAGTTTTCACAGGTCTCGAGCAATTGCAAGTAGTTGAGATTATGGATTGTGGGGTGGAGGAAATTGTTGCAGTtgaaagaggaggaggagaagcagTAGCAATTAGGATTTTGGTGTTCCCTCAAGTAATTACtttgaatcttataaatttAAAGAGACTCAAGTGGTTTTACAAAGGAGTACATGTTACAAAATGGCCGATGCTGAAATGGATGAAAATTGAAGGATGCGAGAAAGTTGAGATTTTTGCTTCAGGAGTTGTGAGTTTTGAAAAAACAGTTCAAGTTCAGAGGCAGTCTGAGATGTCTATTAAACAACCCCTATTCTCGGTGGATGag CTCTCATTCCCCAGCTTGGAGACACTGGGCATTGCGAACATGGATTcgttagaaattatatttggaaaGCTGGAGGGGCAAAATGGTAAAGAGCCACAAGTTTTAATATCCCCAGGGTCAAGGACAGAAGAAAGTGGAGCAATCACAAATTTTGCACCAACA GTTGTCTTTCCTAGCTTGCAAACACTGCATATGGAGGATCTACCTAAGATAAAGCATGTATGGAGTGAATATTCCAAAACAGTcttcaattttcaaaatctgCAAAAAATACAAGCTGTGAGATGCGAGAGTCTGAAAAGTTTATTTCCAATCTCGGTTGTTAGCTGTCTCGAGCAATTGAAAATACTTGAGATTAGCAATTGTGGGGTGGAGGAAATTGTTGCAgttgaaggaggaggaggagaagcagTAGCAATTAGGACTTTGGTGTTCCCTCAAGtaactaagttgaagtttagaaATTTAAAGAGACTCAAGTGGTTTTACAAAGGAGTGCATGTTTCAAAATGGCCGATGCTGAAAGAGATGGAAATTGGAATATGCGAGAAAGTAAAGATATTTGCTTCAGGATTTGTGAGCTTTCAAGAAACAGTTAAAGATCAGAGGCAGTCTGAGATGTCCAATATTAAACAACCCATTTTCTCGGTGGATGag ctCTCGTTTCCGAGCTTGAAGAAGTTGTACATTCGGAACATGGATAAGTTGGAAATTGTATGGCAGGATCAAGTCGCTGCGACTTCTATTCCCAATATTCAAGAATTGGAAATTGATTTTTGTCACAAGTTGTTGCACGTCTTTCAATCTAATTTGCatgcaacaacaacaacattgATGCAAAGTCTGACTAGTCTACGCATAAGCCGGTGCAGTTCATTAGAAAGTATATTTGGAAATATGGAGGGGCAAAATGGTAAAGAATCACAAGTTTTAAAGGCTCCAAGTTCAGGTACAGAAGACGGAATAGCCGGACATATTGAGTTCCCCATACTAACTCAATTGTCACTATTTGAATTGCCAAAACTCAAGTGGATTTTTGAAGGAGTGCATACTAATTTGGAATCATGGCCTTCATTGAAAAGATTATGCCTCTGGGAATGTAGTGAACAAGTGAACAAAATGATGTGGGCTTCAAAATTTGCAAGCAGCAGTAGCAGTCAAGAGAACCAACTCCCGACTTGCATTCAACAACCCATGTTCGTCGTTGAGGAG GGTACGTTCCCCAACTTGGAGGATTTGTCATTGAAGTTCCTTGGAAGAACCATACGTCCTAGCAGATTTTTAGATTTTCCTAATCTATCTTTTCTTCTAACAAGACTGCCAAATCTGTTGAAACTTAACGTATATGATAGTGTCTGGGAGGAAATATTCCCTTATGAACTTATTGATCGAGAAATACGATTAAGACGACTAACGCTCTGTCGTCTATGTATGCTTACACATTTGTGGAAAGAAGACAGTACCCAGCCATGCCAACTTTTTCATAATCTGGAATACCTTCATGTGTTACGATGCGGCAAATTGAAAAACATAGTGCCATCATCTGTATCTCTTCGCAATTTGACAAGATTGGAAATATCACATTGTCACGGATTGATCAATTTATTAACATCCTCAACTGCCAAAACTCTGGTGCAACTCAAAAGAATGACTGTGATTGATTGCAAAAGGATTACAGAAATTGTAGCAATGGAGGATATTGGTGAAGCAAATGTGGCGATTACTTTCAACAAGTTAACATACTTAAAACTTGATGGCTTACCAAACTTCACGCACTTTTGCTCTGGACCTTATTCCTTTGGGTTCCCATCTTTGAAGGAAGTAATTGTGAGATGTTGTCCCGAGATGAAGATTTTCTGTCACGGGGTCTTAAGTACACCAGAGCTAAAAGGAGTATCTGATGCTGATTATAGTTGGAATTCGAAGCAAAATTTGCATTTGGAGGATGACCTTAATACCACCACACGTTGTCTTTGGGAGTCAAATCAATATGATACTCAATGCTTATTCAGAGAAAGG TTGAGAATTCGGAAGGAGATGAAGATCATCCTTAATATGCATGCAGCAGCTGGATTAATGTAG